The Desulfatibacillum aliphaticivorans DSM 15576 DNA segment GGGGGGGGGGGGCGATTAAACGCCCTGGCCGTGAAGCCGTTTGAAATCCTCGGCCCTCTGGCGCTTCCATTCCCGCCCCCTGACCTGGATCAGGGTTCTTCCGTTCTTCTTGTAGACGGCCAGGAAGGGAAGGGCAAAGGCGTGTTCCCATCCCTTGTCCGCCAGGCAGAAATCATCCGTGAAAAGGCCCATGCCATAGGTTTTCACGTTCATGGTTTCCGGCGCGGGCCTGGTGGCCCCGGTTTTCTCCGCGAGCGTATAAGCCATAATTGATCCCTCCTTATATGGTGGTGATTTTCCGCCTTGGCCAATCCAAAGCGCAAAAGGCACCAGACAAGGAGAGACACTCTATAAAAGGGTAGGGAGCTAACAGCTAAACCAGGCGTCCCGCAAAAAATTTATTTCCTCGGGGCCTGATGAAATTGGTGCTGGTCCTGGATCAGCTTCACGAGCTCCGGCCAGGTCAACCATGAGCGGTTCTTCCAGTTTTACAGGGTGGGGTGGGGGATAGGTCTTGATGTGGCTATTTTCAACGGCTCCTCGATGATCAAACCTTACCCAAGCCTCATATTGTTTAAGGCTTCTAAAATCCTCCTGGGTTAAGCCGTATGTTTCAGCCAAAAGCCGGGCCTCTGCATAACCAGGAGCCCGAAAGCCGATTTTGGTATTACACAAGCTCACAATCCGCCTTAAAACTCTTTCTGATTCGAATTGTTCAACGGATTGATGGGCAAGGGTCAAGCCAACTTTATAAGACCGGGCAAAGGCTAAAAGCCTGTCAAAGGTTTCATTGATGCCCATGTAGCACTCATCAAAATAAAACATTAAAGGCTTTCGCTCTGATTCTGGCATTTTCTGAAACTCAACATAAGACTTAACGGCAAAAGAGAATAGGGCGCTTAGATAAATCCTTTTTTCATCAGACAAGCCAGATACATCAACTAAAACTATTTTACCTTGTTTTGAGATTTTGGCAATATCAAGCTGGTTTGGCCCTGTTACAATGCGCCTAAAGCGTTCATCTTCTATAAATCCACCAAGCCGTGACGCTAAACTAATAGCAGTCGCGTTATATTGATGTTCTTTCCGGCCTTTCTTTTTATCAAAGTCTTGCCAGTATTTAGGCTTTTCCTCTCCAATCTGTTTAAAATATGTATCTCTTACATCCTGATAGCGTAGGAAGTTACTTAAAAACTCAATACTCCTATCTTCTTCTTTGAAGTAGGGCAGACAGGCCCTTAAAAGCTCTCTCATGGCCTGGGTTGCCGGTGGGTTGAAAGGAGTGGTCAGACGGACTAAAATATTAAGGATTTCAACAAACTCGTCTATAATATCATAGATATTATATCCGGTTTTCCTGAGCGGATTTATAACCAGGGAGGGGCGGTCAATGGAAAAATAAATCACCCGCCTTTTATCCGGAATCAAGCTGTAAAGCTCTCGGGCGTGGTCGCCCTTGGGGTCTATAAAGATAAGGGAAAGGCCCTGCATGGCGTCATATAAGGCCATACGGAGCATCAGGCTCGTTTTTCCGGTGCCGGTGGTCCCTATGATATAGGTATGCTTAAAACGCTCCTCTAAAGAGCGTATGCGGGGGATATGGTGGCTTAGGTCTTGGATGCGTCCAAACCGAAAATCATACATCAGAGCTCTTTTTTATTCTCCTCAAAATTCCAGGCCTTAAAATCTGCCTCAGCTTCTTCCTGGCGGGCTTGGG contains these protein-coding regions:
- a CDS encoding type IV secretory system conjugative DNA transfer family protein, which encodes MYDFRFGRIQDLSHHIPRIRSLEERFKHTYIIGTTGTGKTSLMLRMALYDAMQGLSLIFIDPKGDHARELYSLIPDKRRVIYFSIDRPSLVINPLRKTGYNIYDIIDEFVEILNILVRLTTPFNPPATQAMRELLRACLPYFKEEDRSIEFLSNFLRYQDVRDTYFKQIGEEKPKYWQDFDKKKGRKEHQYNATAISLASRLGGFIEDERFRRIVTGPNQLDIAKISKQGKIVLVDVSGLSDEKRIYLSALFSFAVKSYVEFQKMPESERKPLMFYFDECYMGINETFDRLLAFARSYKVGLTLAHQSVEQFESERVLRRIVSLCNTKIGFRAPGYAEARLLAETYGLTQEDFRSLKQYEAWVRFDHRGAVENSHIKTYPPPHPVKLEEPLMVDLAGAREADPGPAPISSGPEEINFLRDAWFSC